The following are encoded together in the Erwinia sp. E602 genome:
- the thiM gene encoding hydroxyethylthiazole kinase, giving the protein MSQPVPLGHADVARSLALFRQHAPLIHCMTNDVVQTFTANVLLAAGASPAMVIDPEEAAQFSAIADALLINVGTLTRERSEAMLAAVAAASGAGRSWVLDPVAVGALSFRTAFCHQLLTLKPSAIRGNASEILALAGLAAGGRGVDTQHGSDAALAAAVRLAQESGAIVAVTGEVDYVTDGSRTLAVAGGSPLLTRVVGTGCALSALVAGFAALPGDRLVHVASACRVVALAGERAAAQAAGPGSFIPAFLDALSLLDPEALV; this is encoded by the coding sequence ATGAGCCAACCCGTACCCCTCGGCCACGCAGATGTGGCCCGTTCGCTGGCGCTGTTCCGCCAGCATGCCCCGTTAATTCACTGTATGACCAACGACGTAGTGCAGACCTTTACCGCCAACGTGCTGCTGGCCGCCGGTGCCTCGCCGGCGATGGTCATCGATCCGGAAGAAGCCGCGCAGTTCAGCGCGATTGCCGATGCCTTACTGATTAACGTCGGCACCCTGACGCGTGAACGCAGCGAAGCGATGCTGGCGGCGGTGGCCGCTGCCAGCGGGGCAGGGCGCAGCTGGGTGCTGGACCCGGTCGCGGTGGGCGCACTCTCATTCCGCACCGCCTTCTGCCATCAGCTGCTCACCCTTAAACCGTCCGCCATTCGCGGCAACGCATCGGAGATCCTCGCGCTGGCCGGATTGGCCGCGGGCGGGCGCGGCGTGGATACGCAGCACGGCTCCGATGCGGCGCTGGCGGCGGCGGTACGGCTGGCGCAGGAGAGCGGGGCGATCGTCGCGGTGACCGGCGAAGTCGACTACGTTACCGACGGCAGCCGCACCCTGGCGGTAGCCGGTGGTTCACCGCTGCTGACCCGGGTGGTTGGCACCGGCTGCGCGCTCTCGGCGCTGGTCGCCGGCTTTGCCGCGCTGCCGGGCGATCGGCTGGTACACGTTGCCAGCGCCTGCCGGGTGGTGGCGCTGGCCGGTGAACGTGCCGCCGCGCAGGCGGCCGGGCCCGGCAGCTTTATCCCGGCGTTCCTCGATGCCCTCTCTCTGCTCGACCCGGAGGCGCTGGTATGA
- the thiD gene encoding bifunctional hydroxymethylpyrimidine kinase/phosphomethylpyrimidine kinase — MKRINALTIAGTDPSGGAGIQADLKTFSALGAYGTSVVTGLVAQNTRGVQSVYRIEPAFVGAQIDSVLSDVRIDALKIGMLAESDIVRVVAQRLRESSVPWVVLDTVMLAKSGDPLLSSEAVATLREALLPQVSLITPNLPEAAALLECAPAVNEQQMQDQGRALLALGCGAVLMKGGHLSDAESPDWLFTRERAMRFTAPRVNTRHTHGTGCTLSAALAALRPRHNSWEETVPAAKAWLQGALQAADSLEVGHGIGPVHHFYQWW, encoded by the coding sequence ATGAAACGCATCAATGCCCTGACCATTGCCGGCACCGATCCGAGCGGCGGCGCCGGTATCCAGGCCGATCTGAAAACGTTCTCGGCGCTGGGCGCGTACGGCACCAGCGTGGTGACCGGCCTGGTGGCGCAGAACACCCGCGGCGTGCAGTCGGTGTACCGCATCGAACCGGCCTTTGTCGGCGCGCAGATCGACTCGGTGCTGTCGGACGTGCGTATTGATGCGCTGAAGATCGGCATGCTGGCGGAGAGCGATATCGTCCGGGTGGTGGCACAGCGCCTGCGCGAGTCGTCGGTGCCCTGGGTGGTGCTGGATACGGTGATGCTGGCCAAAAGCGGCGATCCGCTGTTATCCAGCGAGGCGGTCGCCACCCTGCGCGAGGCGCTGCTGCCGCAGGTCTCCCTGATTACCCCCAACCTGCCGGAAGCGGCGGCGCTGCTGGAGTGCGCCCCGGCGGTCAATGAACAGCAGATGCAGGATCAGGGCAGGGCGCTGCTGGCGCTCGGCTGCGGTGCGGTGCTGATGAAGGGCGGCCACCTCAGCGACGCCGAAAGCCCGGACTGGCTGTTCACCCGCGAACGGGCGATGCGTTTTACCGCGCCGCGCGTCAACACCCGCCACACCCACGGTACCGGCTGCACGCTTTCCGCCGCGCTGGCCGCGCTGCGCCCGCGCCACAACAGCTGGGAAGAGACGGTCCCCGCCGCCAAAGCCTGGCTGCAGGGCGCGCTGCAGGCGGCCGACTCGCTGGAGGTCGGCCACGGCATCGGTCCGGTGCACCACTTTTACCAGTGGTGGTAA
- a CDS encoding TDT family transporter, whose amino-acid sequence MSTTIPALHSGCRPLAALRGPKEAIRQFTPNWFAATMGTGILALALAALPWQIPGLHAVAEGLWLLNIVLFSLFTLLYLARWVMYFDEAKRIFGHSTVSMFFGTIPMGLATIINGLLTFGLPRWGVDVIAVAHALWWLDVAMSLLCGICIPYMMFTRQQHSIDQMTAVWLLPVVAAEVAAVSGGLLAPHLADSAAQLHTLIASYVLWAFSVPIAMSILVILLLRMALHKLPHQSMAASSWLALGPIGTGALGMLVIGGDAPAIFAANHLPAIASMAQGFGLIAGLLFWGCGLWWMLLALLITAHYRHDGIPFNLGWWGFTFPLGVFALTTLKLATLVDVSFFRLFGALLTGLLALMWLLVASKTARGAWTGTLFVSPCIAGLNKTPDKPGTVLKATRPQSAPNATPAAHTTAATGTPAHPATPQCETPSRSAAHHPD is encoded by the coding sequence ATGAGCACAACGATCCCAGCATTACATAGCGGCTGCCGCCCGCTGGCCGCCCTCCGCGGCCCGAAAGAGGCCATCCGCCAGTTCACCCCCAACTGGTTCGCCGCCACCATGGGCACCGGCATCCTCGCGCTGGCGCTGGCCGCCCTGCCGTGGCAAATCCCCGGCCTGCACGCCGTCGCCGAAGGACTGTGGCTGCTCAACATCGTCCTGTTCAGCCTGTTCACGCTGCTCTACCTTGCGCGCTGGGTAATGTACTTCGACGAAGCCAAACGCATCTTTGGCCACTCTACCGTCTCGATGTTCTTCGGCACCATCCCGATGGGGCTGGCGACCATCATCAACGGCCTGCTCACCTTCGGCCTGCCGCGCTGGGGCGTCGACGTCATCGCCGTGGCGCACGCGCTCTGGTGGCTGGACGTGGCGATGTCGCTGCTGTGCGGCATCTGCATCCCCTACATGATGTTCACCCGCCAGCAGCACAGCATCGACCAGATGACCGCCGTCTGGCTGCTGCCGGTGGTCGCCGCCGAAGTCGCCGCGGTCAGCGGCGGCCTGCTGGCCCCGCACCTGGCGGACAGCGCCGCGCAGCTGCACACGCTGATCGCCAGCTACGTCCTCTGGGCGTTCTCGGTACCGATCGCGATGAGCATCCTGGTGATCCTGCTGCTGCGCATGGCGCTGCACAAACTGCCGCATCAGAGCATGGCGGCCTCAAGCTGGCTGGCGCTCGGCCCGATCGGCACCGGCGCGCTGGGCATGCTGGTAATCGGCGGCGACGCCCCGGCGATCTTCGCCGCCAACCACCTGCCGGCGATCGCCAGCATGGCGCAGGGCTTCGGCCTGATCGCCGGCCTGCTGTTCTGGGGCTGCGGACTGTGGTGGATGCTGCTGGCGCTGCTGATCACCGCCCACTACCGCCATGACGGCATCCCGTTTAACCTCGGCTGGTGGGGCTTCACCTTCCCGCTGGGCGTCTTCGCCCTCACCACTCTGAAACTGGCTACCCTGGTGGACGTCAGCTTCTTCCGCCTCTTCGGCGCGCTGCTCACCGGCCTGCTGGCGCTAATGTGGCTGCTGGTCGCCAGCAAAACCGCCCGCGGCGCATGGACCGGCACGCTGTTTGTCTCCCCCTGCATCGCCGGGCTCAACAAAACCCCCGATAAGCCGGGCACCGTACTCAAAGCGACCCGGCCCCAAAGCGCTCCGAATGCTACGCCAGCAGCTCACACGACGGCGGCAACCGGCACTCCAGCGCATCCGGCAACACCTCAATGCGAAACTCCTTCCCGCTCAGCGGCTCACCATCCAGATTAA
- the yegS gene encoding lipid kinase YegS, whose translation METQPLTLAILNGKSAGNEELRAAISALRDEGAALEVRVTWEHGDGDRYVREALARGAATVVAAGGDGTINEVATALARLPAGNRPVLGLVPLGTANDFATSCGIPAELEAALRLAIFGRATPIDLAKVNDDRYFINMATGGFGTRITTETPEKLKSALGGVSYFIHGLMRIDQLKADRCEISGPDFSWQGDALVIGIGNGRQAGGGQQLCPSALINDGKLELSVVTSQELLPTLLHRLTSEEKDPNMITASLPWLTISAPHEMTFNLDGEPLSGKEFRIEVLPDALECRLPPSCELLA comes from the coding sequence ATGGAAACACAACCTCTTACGCTGGCGATTCTGAACGGCAAGAGCGCCGGTAATGAAGAGCTGCGCGCGGCGATTAGCGCCCTGCGTGATGAAGGCGCGGCGCTGGAAGTGCGCGTGACCTGGGAGCACGGCGACGGCGATCGCTACGTGCGTGAGGCGCTGGCGCGCGGTGCGGCGACGGTGGTTGCCGCCGGCGGCGACGGGACGATTAACGAGGTGGCGACCGCGCTGGCGCGTCTGCCGGCGGGCAATCGTCCGGTGCTGGGTCTGGTGCCGCTGGGTACCGCCAACGATTTTGCCACCAGCTGCGGTATTCCGGCGGAGCTGGAAGCGGCGCTGCGGCTGGCGATTTTTGGCCGCGCGACGCCTATCGATCTGGCGAAGGTAAATGACGATCGTTACTTTATTAATATGGCGACCGGCGGGTTTGGTACGCGGATCACCACCGAGACGCCGGAGAAGCTGAAGTCGGCGCTGGGCGGGGTGTCGTACTTTATTCACGGGTTGATGCGTATCGATCAGTTGAAGGCCGATCGCTGTGAGATTAGCGGGCCGGATTTCAGCTGGCAGGGTGATGCGCTGGTGATCGGGATTGGCAACGGTCGTCAGGCGGGCGGCGGTCAGCAGTTGTGCCCGAGCGCGCTGATTAACGACGGTAAGCTGGAGCTGAGCGTGGTGACGTCGCAGGAGCTGTTGCCGACGCTGTTGCACCGGTTAACCAGCGAGGAGAAGGACCCGAATATGATTACGGCGTCGCTGCCGTGGCTGACGATTAGCGCGCCGCATGAGATGACGTTTAATCTGGATGGTGAGCCGCTGAGCGGGAAGGAGTTTCGCATTGAGGTGTTGCCGGATGCGCTGGAGTGCCGGTTGCCGCCGTCGTGTGAGCTGCTGGCGTAG
- the yegQ gene encoding tRNA 5-hydroxyuridine modification protein YegQ — protein sequence MFKPELLSPAGSLRNMRYAFAYGADAVYAGQPRYSLRVRNNEFNHANLATGIAEAHALGRKFYVVVNIAPHNAKLKTFIRDLEPVVAMGPDALIMSDPGLIMLVREAFPQVDIHLSVQANAVNWATVKFWQQLGLTRVILSRELSLEEIAEIRREVPEMELEIFVHGALCMAYSGRCLLSGYINKRDPNQGTCTNACRWQYDVQEAREDALGNIVDAARPVTVQERAPTLGCGQPTAKVFTLTEAQHPGEVMSAFEDEHGTYIMNSKDLRAVAHVERLTQLGVHSLKIEGRTKSHYYCARTAQVYRRAIDDAAAGNPFDPQLLQSLDGLAHRGYTEGFLRRHTHDSYQNYDSGHSVSDSQQFVGEFTGERRGTLAEVEVKNRFSTGDSLELMTPAGNLHFTLAQMENGKGQPVSVAPGNGHRVWLPLPETVEVAFALLVRNLPAAADPAELSNLAKEVS from the coding sequence ATGTTTAAACCCGAACTGCTCTCCCCTGCCGGATCGCTGCGCAATATGCGTTACGCCTTCGCCTACGGTGCCGACGCCGTGTACGCCGGGCAGCCGCGCTACAGCCTGCGCGTGCGCAATAACGAATTTAATCACGCCAACCTCGCCACCGGCATCGCCGAGGCTCACGCGCTGGGCAGGAAGTTCTACGTGGTGGTGAATATCGCGCCGCACAACGCCAAGCTGAAGACCTTTATCCGCGACCTGGAACCGGTTGTCGCCATGGGGCCGGACGCGCTGATTATGTCCGATCCCGGCCTGATTATGCTGGTGCGCGAGGCGTTTCCGCAGGTCGATATTCACCTGTCGGTGCAGGCCAACGCGGTCAACTGGGCGACGGTAAAGTTCTGGCAGCAGCTGGGGCTGACCCGGGTGATCCTGTCGCGCGAGCTGTCGCTGGAGGAGATTGCGGAGATCCGCCGCGAGGTACCGGAGATGGAGCTGGAGATTTTCGTGCACGGCGCGCTGTGCATGGCCTACTCCGGCCGCTGCCTGCTCTCCGGCTATATCAACAAGCGCGACCCTAACCAGGGCACCTGCACCAACGCCTGCCGCTGGCAGTACGACGTGCAGGAGGCGCGGGAAGATGCGCTGGGCAATATCGTTGACGCCGCGCGGCCGGTGACGGTGCAGGAACGCGCGCCGACGCTGGGCTGCGGCCAGCCGACCGCGAAGGTGTTTACCCTGACGGAGGCGCAGCACCCCGGCGAGGTGATGAGCGCCTTTGAGGACGAGCACGGCACCTACATTATGAACTCGAAGGATCTGCGCGCGGTGGCGCACGTGGAGCGGCTGACGCAGCTTGGCGTGCATTCGCTGAAGATTGAGGGGCGCACCAAGTCGCACTACTACTGCGCGCGCACCGCCCAGGTGTACCGCCGCGCGATTGACGACGCCGCCGCCGGTAACCCTTTCGATCCACAGCTGTTGCAGTCGCTGGACGGGCTGGCGCACCGCGGCTATACAGAGGGTTTTCTGCGCCGCCACACCCACGACAGCTACCAGAACTATGACTCTGGCCACTCGGTTTCCGACAGCCAGCAGTTTGTCGGCGAGTTTACCGGCGAGCGGCGCGGTACGCTGGCGGAGGTTGAGGTGAAGAACAGGTTCAGCACCGGCGACAGCCTGGAGCTGATGACCCCGGCGGGCAATCTGCACTTTACGCTGGCGCAGATGGAGAACGGTAAGGGCCAGCCGGTAAGCGTGGCACCGGGCAACGGCCACCGGGTGTGGCTGCCGCTGCCGGAGACGGTTGAAGTGGCGTTTGCGCTGCTGGTGCGCAATCTGCCCGCCGCCGCAGACCCGGCTGAGCTAAGCAATCTGGCGAAAGAAGTTTCATAA
- the baeR gene encoding two-component system response regulator BaeR, whose amino-acid sequence MTEPTAPLILIVEDEPKLGQLLIDYLHAANYRTHHLLRGDEVLPWVKQHSPDLMLLDLMLPGLDGLSVCRELRRFSEMPVIMVTAKTEEIDRLLGLEIGADDYICKPFSPREAVARVKTILKRCLRPAEEAQQASLLKMDEHRFQASWDDKPLDLTPAEFRLLKTLAQEPGKVFSREQLLNQLYDDYRVVTDRTIDSHIKNLRRKLELLDANQPFIRAVYGMGYRWEADVCRLM is encoded by the coding sequence ATGACTGAGCCAACCGCACCACTGATTTTAATCGTGGAAGATGAACCAAAACTCGGCCAGCTGCTGATCGACTATCTGCACGCCGCCAACTACCGCACCCACCACCTGCTGCGCGGCGACGAGGTGCTGCCGTGGGTGAAGCAGCACTCGCCGGACCTGATGCTGCTGGACCTGATGCTGCCGGGCCTTGACGGCCTGTCGGTGTGCCGCGAGCTGCGGCGCTTCAGCGAGATGCCGGTGATTATGGTTACCGCCAAAACCGAAGAGATCGACCGCCTGCTGGGTCTGGAGATCGGCGCGGACGACTATATCTGCAAGCCGTTCAGCCCGCGTGAGGCGGTGGCGCGGGTGAAAACCATCCTTAAGCGCTGCCTGCGCCCGGCGGAGGAAGCCCAACAGGCCTCGCTGCTGAAGATGGACGAGCACCGCTTTCAGGCCAGCTGGGACGATAAGCCGCTGGACCTGACCCCGGCCGAGTTTCGCCTGCTGAAAACGCTGGCCCAGGAGCCGGGCAAGGTGTTCTCACGCGAGCAGCTGCTGAATCAGCTGTATGACGACTACCGGGTGGTCACCGACCGCACCATCGACAGCCACATTAAAAACCTGCGCCGCAAGCTGGAGCTGCTGGACGCTAATCAGCCGTTTATCCGTGCCGTGTACGGCATGGGCTACCGCTGGGAAGCCGACGTCTGCCGTTTGATGTAG
- the baeS gene encoding two-component system sensor histidine kinase BaeS yields the protein MFARLRFGISAKLFTAIFSTCILVVIIMHWGMRLSFEHGFIDYIKRGNEQRLVLLSDALADQYEAHGSWDFLRNNNRMVFTILRSLEQNPDASKPLPPHGWRTQFWVLDQQYKVMIGPRGDPSPEGTRRNITTSNGKVVGWVVGSSSETLTRSADINFDQQQSRTSWLIVGLTTLLAALVTWLMARGLLAPVKRLVEGTHHLAAGNFATRVQASSRDELGRLGQDFNRLAGTLEKNESMRRAFMADISHELRTPLAILRGELEAIQDGVRKMTPESILSLQSEVTTLTRLVDDVHQLSLSDEGALAYRKSDTDLVPLVEMVCASFRHRFEQRGLALDLQLPDEAPQFGDPDRLMQLFTNLLENSLRYTDGGGGLTISLQTDTGGNHLRFDDSGPGVSDEQLGQLFERFYRAESSRNRASGGSGLGLSICQNIAEAHDGTITAQHSPDGGLRVTLSLPHKPH from the coding sequence ATGTTCGCCCGACTGCGTTTTGGCATCAGCGCCAAGCTGTTTACCGCCATCTTCTCCACCTGCATTCTGGTGGTGATTATCATGCACTGGGGGATGCGGCTGAGCTTCGAGCACGGCTTTATCGACTACATTAAGCGCGGTAACGAGCAGCGGCTGGTGCTGCTGAGCGACGCGCTGGCCGATCAGTACGAGGCGCACGGCAGCTGGGATTTTCTGCGCAACAACAACCGCATGGTGTTTACCATCCTGCGTTCGCTGGAGCAGAACCCGGACGCCAGTAAACCCCTGCCGCCGCACGGCTGGCGCACGCAGTTCTGGGTGCTCGATCAGCAGTATAAAGTGATGATCGGCCCCAGAGGCGATCCGTCGCCGGAGGGCACCCGGCGCAATATCACCACCAGCAACGGCAAGGTGGTCGGCTGGGTGGTCGGCTCGTCGTCGGAGACGCTGACCCGCAGCGCCGACATCAACTTTGACCAGCAGCAGAGCCGCACCAGCTGGCTGATCGTCGGGCTGACTACCCTGCTGGCGGCGCTGGTCACCTGGCTGATGGCGCGCGGCCTGCTGGCCCCGGTTAAACGGCTGGTGGAGGGCACCCACCACCTGGCGGCGGGCAACTTTGCCACCCGCGTGCAGGCCAGCAGCCGCGACGAGCTGGGGCGGCTGGGCCAGGACTTTAACCGGCTGGCCGGCACGCTGGAGAAGAACGAGAGCATGCGCCGCGCCTTTATGGCCGATATCTCCCACGAGCTGCGCACGCCGCTGGCGATCCTGCGCGGCGAGCTGGAGGCGATTCAGGACGGCGTGCGTAAGATGACCCCGGAGTCGATTCTCTCGCTGCAGAGCGAGGTCACCACCCTGACCCGGCTGGTGGACGACGTGCACCAGCTGTCGCTCTCCGACGAGGGGGCGCTGGCCTACCGCAAAAGCGACACCGACCTGGTGCCGCTGGTCGAGATGGTCTGCGCCAGCTTCCGCCACCGCTTTGAGCAGCGCGGGCTGGCGCTGGATCTGCAGCTGCCCGATGAAGCGCCGCAGTTTGGCGATCCGGACCGCCTGATGCAGCTGTTTACTAACCTGCTGGAGAACAGCCTGCGCTATACCGACGGCGGCGGCGGGCTGACCATCAGCCTGCAGACCGATACCGGAGGCAACCACCTGCGGTTTGACGACAGCGGCCCCGGCGTCAGCGACGAGCAGCTCGGCCAGCTGTTCGAGCGCTTCTACCGCGCCGAAAGCTCGCGCAACCGCGCCAGCGGCGGCTCCGGGCTGGGGCTGTCGATCTGCCAGAACATTGCCGAGGCCCACGACGGCACCATTACCGCGCAGCACTCGCCTGACGGCGGGCTGCGCGTTACCCTATCCTTACCGCACAAGCCACACTGA
- the mdtD gene encoding multidrug transporter subunit MdtD, producing MATHPASVRWQLWIVAFGFFMQTLDTTIVNTALPSMAASLGESPLNMHSVIVSYVLTVAIMLPVSGWLADRFGVRNVFFSAIILFSVGSLCCALSTSLDQLILSRVLQGIGGAMMVPVGRLTVMRLVPRAEYMAAMTFVTLPGQIGPLLGPALGGVLVEYASWHWIFLINIPVGAIGAVATLMLMTNFTVATRRFDFAGYLLLAAGMAGLTLALDGQRGEGMSPLLLCVLILGGVFSLLFYLLHARHNERALFSLTLFDNRIYTIGLLGSLAGRIGSGMLPFMTPIFLQIGMGYSPLHAGLMMIPMVLGNMGMKRIVVRIVNRFGYRNVLTGSTAALALVVLLFPLVALLGWDLLLPVVLFLQGMVNAIRFSAMNTLTLKALPDAQASEGNSLLSMVMQLSMSIGVTVAGLLLGTFGHQGAAGSPLLQEAFIYTYLCMALVILLPAAVFWRVPPESDLNAPLARRRRS from the coding sequence ATGGCGACTCATCCGGCCTCTGTGCGCTGGCAGCTGTGGATCGTGGCGTTTGGCTTCTTTATGCAGACGCTGGATACCACCATCGTTAACACCGCGCTGCCGTCGATGGCCGCCAGCCTCGGCGAAAGCCCGCTGAATATGCATTCGGTGATCGTCTCCTACGTGCTGACCGTCGCCATCATGCTGCCGGTCAGCGGCTGGCTGGCCGATCGCTTCGGCGTGCGCAACGTGTTCTTCAGCGCCATTATCCTGTTCAGCGTCGGCTCGCTGTGCTGCGCCCTCTCCACCAGCCTGGACCAGCTGATCCTCTCAAGGGTGCTGCAGGGCATCGGCGGCGCGATGATGGTGCCGGTGGGCCGCCTGACGGTGATGCGGCTGGTGCCGCGCGCCGAGTATATGGCGGCGATGACCTTCGTCACCCTGCCGGGGCAGATTGGCCCGCTGCTCGGCCCGGCGCTGGGCGGGGTGCTGGTCGAATACGCCAGCTGGCACTGGATCTTCCTGATCAACATCCCGGTGGGGGCGATCGGCGCGGTGGCCACGCTGATGCTGATGACCAACTTTACCGTCGCCACGCGACGCTTCGACTTCGCCGGCTATCTGCTGCTGGCGGCCGGCATGGCCGGGCTGACGCTGGCGCTGGACGGCCAGCGCGGTGAGGGTATGTCGCCGCTGCTGCTGTGCGTGCTGATCCTCGGCGGGGTATTTTCGCTGCTGTTCTACCTGCTGCACGCCCGCCACAACGAGCGCGCGCTGTTCAGCCTGACGCTGTTTGATAACCGCATTTACACCATCGGCCTGCTCGGCAGCCTGGCCGGGCGCATCGGCAGCGGCATGCTGCCGTTTATGACGCCAATTTTCCTGCAGATCGGCATGGGCTACAGCCCGCTGCACGCCGGGCTGATGATGATCCCGATGGTGCTGGGCAATATGGGCATGAAGCGCATCGTGGTGCGCATCGTCAACCGCTTTGGCTACCGCAACGTGCTGACCGGCTCCACCGCCGCGCTGGCGCTGGTGGTACTGCTGTTCCCGCTGGTGGCGCTGCTCGGCTGGGATCTGCTGCTGCCGGTGGTGCTGTTCCTGCAGGGGATGGTCAACGCCATCCGCTTCTCGGCGATGAACACCCTGACGCTGAAGGCGCTGCCGGACGCGCAGGCCAGCGAGGGCAACAGCCTGCTGTCGATGGTGATGCAGCTGTCGATGAGCATCGGCGTGACCGTGGCCGGGCTGCTGCTCGGCACCTTTGGTCACCAGGGCGCGGCGGGCAGCCCGCTGCTGCAGGAGGCCTTTATCTACACCTATCTGTGCATGGCGCTGGTGATCCTGCTGCCGGCCGCGGTGTTCTGGCGCGTGCCGCCGGAATCTGACCTTAACGCGCCGCTGGCGCGCCGGAGGAGATCGTAA